In Desulfovibrio sp. Fe33, one DNA window encodes the following:
- a CDS encoding UbiX family flavin prenyltransferase, translating to MDIKRIILAVSGASGTVYAAALVDALTGREDVELHVIVSDAARRVLAVETDLPPDALERGAAASYSQDDIAAPPASGSWKHSGMIVCPCSMATMSAVATGFGHTLIHRAADVCLKERRRLILVPRETPFTTIHLQNMLTATQAGAVVLPASPGFYHRPETIKDLASQVAGKILDQLDIPHNLFKRWGD from the coding sequence ATGGACATCAAACGGATTATTCTCGCGGTCAGCGGCGCCAGCGGCACCGTGTACGCGGCGGCTCTTGTCGACGCCTTGACCGGACGTGAAGACGTGGAACTGCACGTCATAGTATCGGACGCCGCGCGACGGGTTCTCGCGGTTGAGACCGACCTTCCCCCGGACGCATTGGAACGCGGCGCAGCCGCGTCCTATTCACAGGACGACATAGCAGCCCCTCCTGCCAGCGGCTCCTGGAAGCATAGCGGCATGATCGTCTGCCCCTGCTCCATGGCGACCATGTCCGCCGTGGCGACCGGCTTCGGCCACACCCTCATTCACCGGGCCGCCGACGTCTGCCTCAAGGAACGGCGCAGACTGATCCTGGTCCCCCGCGAAACCCCCTTCACCACCATCCATCTGCAAAACATGCTCACGGCGACCCAGGCCGGAGCTGTCGTGTTACCGGCGAGTCCGGGCTTCTACCACCGCCCGGAGACCATCAAGGATCTGGCAAGCCAGGTGGCGGGCAAGATTCTCGATCAACTGGATATCCCCCACAACCTTTTCAAGCGGTGGGGAGACTAG
- a CDS encoding metal-dependent hydrolase, with translation MEITWFGHANFRIKAADATLFIDPFFVGNPSAPTSYKDVDECNLILVTHDHHDHIGQTLELAVKHDAEVVAMFDVIQNLIEMGLPEHLGVGMNIGGTVNRLGLDIQMVQAMHSSATGMPAGFIITEPGGLCIYDSGDTGLFGDMELFGAFHDIDVAILPIGGRFTMDSVQAAYACKLLKCKKIIPQHWGTWGILDQNTRSLAEQLTLIAPATEMLELEIGKPAIL, from the coding sequence ATGGAGATAACCTGGTTCGGCCACGCGAATTTCAGAATCAAGGCCGCAGACGCAACCCTGTTCATCGACCCGTTTTTCGTGGGCAATCCCAGCGCCCCCACGTCATACAAGGACGTGGACGAATGCAACCTCATCCTGGTGACCCACGACCACCACGACCACATCGGCCAGACCCTCGAACTTGCCGTCAAGCACGACGCCGAGGTGGTGGCCATGTTCGACGTCATCCAAAATCTAATTGAAATGGGCCTGCCCGAACACCTGGGCGTGGGCATGAACATCGGCGGCACGGTCAATCGCCTAGGACTGGACATTCAGATGGTCCAGGCCATGCACTCTTCGGCCACAGGTATGCCCGCAGGCTTCATCATCACCGAACCGGGCGGTCTGTGCATCTACGATTCGGGCGACACCGGCCTGTTCGGCGACATGGAATTATTCGGGGCGTTCCACGATATCGACGTGGCCATCCTGCCTATCGGCGGAAGGTTCACCATGGACTCCGTCCAGGCGGCCTACGCCTGCAAGCTGCTCAAGTGCAAGAAGATCATTCCCCAGCACTGGGGCACCTGGGGCATACTGGACCAGAACACCCGGTCCCTGGCCGAACAACTGACCCTAATCGCCCCGGCCACCGAGATGCTTGAACTGGAGATCGGCAAACCCGCAATCCTCTAG